The following are encoded in a window of Thamnophis elegans isolate rThaEle1 chromosome 14, rThaEle1.pri, whole genome shotgun sequence genomic DNA:
- the STUB1 gene encoding E3 ubiquitin-protein ligase CHIP translates to MKGKEEKEKEKKEGGGGGGGGAGLPGGGEAGGGGGSPEKTRSAQEYKEQGNRLFVGRKYPEAAACYGRAINRNPLVAVYYTNRALCYLKMQQHDKALADCKHALELDGQSVKAHFFLGQCQLEMENYDEAIANLQRAHNLAKEQRLNFGDDIPSALRIAKKKRWNNIEEKRINQENELHAYLTKLIMAEKERELDECQRAQEQENMDENRSRAQLANIKAKHEKYLADMDELFSQVDEKRKKRDIPDYLCGKISFELMREPCITPSGITYDRKDIEEHLQRVGHFDPVTRSPLTQDQLIPNLAMKEVIDAFISENGWVEDY, encoded by the exons atgaaggggaaggaggagaaggagaaggagaagaaggagggcggcggaggcggaggaggaggcgcAGGGCTGCCCGGCGGAGGGgaggcgggcggcggcggcggcagcccgGAGAAGACCCGCAGCGCCCAGGAGTACAAGGAGCAGGGCAACCGGCTCTTCGTCGGCCGCAAGTACCCCGAGGCCGCCGCCTGCTACGGACGGGCCATC AACCGCAATCCTCTGGTCGCCGTCTACTACACCAACCGTGCCTTATGTTACCTAAAAATGCAACAACACGACAAAGCTTTGGCCGACTGCAAGCACGCCCTGGAATTGGACGGCCAGTCAGTCAAGGCCCATTTTTTCCTGGGACAATGTCAGCTGGAGATGGAGAATTACGACGAGGCCATTGCTAACCTTCAAAGAG CCCACAATTTAGCCAAAGAGCAGCGGCTGAACTTTGGGGATGACATTCCGAGCGCCCTGCGCATCGCCAAGAAAAAACGTTGGAATAACATTGAGGAGAAGCGGATCAACCAGGAGAACGAGTTGCATGCTTATCTCACCAAGCTCATTATGGCGGAGAAGGAGAG GGAACTTGACGAATGCCAACGGGCACAGGAGCAGGAGAACATGGATGAAAACCGAAGCCGAGCACAGTTGGCCAACATCAAAGCCAAACAC GAAAAATATCTAGCAGACATGGATGAGCTCTTCTCCCAggtggatgagaagagaaag AAACGGGACATCCCTGATTACCTGTGTGGGAAGATCAGTTTTGAACTGATGCGGGAGCCTTGCATTACGCCGAGTGGCATCACCTACGACCGGAAGGACATCGAAGAGCACCTTCAG CGGGTTGGCCACTTCGACCCCGTGACTCGAAGCCCGCTGACCCAGGACCAGCTGATCCCCAACTTGGCCATGAAAGAGGTGATCGATGCCTTCATATCCGAAAACGGCTGGGTGGAAGATTACTGA